The segment ATGGCAGCGACATGAGTGGAGCCCAAGCGAACGGAGCGATGACGGCGGACGGCCTCCATCTGAACGAGACTGCAGCTTTGGGACTGCAGGATGAGGAGATGAACACAGCCCTGTTTGGTGTGTTATACTCTTTTTATATCAGTTATTGacatttcacagtattttttgCAAGTGGTTTAAACAAGATCTATCATTTGCAGTCTCTTGACcaacctatttttttttctacataacAAAACAGGACTGATCTTAATAATTCTTAACAAAATTGAACTGAATGATCGTTCAGTGTTCCTACTAAGTGGAactcttgtgtttttatcctctgCAGAGTTCAAAGTGTTTAACATTGTCATGATTGCCCTGGCCTTGTGTATCCTCACTATCACCGGCCTGTACTGCATCACGGTTTGCTACAATCGCACCAGGTGACGATCGAATATCATTACTACTGTGAATAGTTGTGTATCCGCTTTTTACACCTAGTTTAATAGCATCATATCCTGTCTACTTGTAATTTTAGTCTTTACTGATTACTGTAAATTCAGTACAATGCCATGTAAAATGACATTAAAGTCATTAATACAATTAGTGCCGTCTTCTTCATCAGGCAGTCAAAGAGAGCCCACGTGTATGAGAGCGCAGTGACCCGAGGCGAGCCAGTGAACCCCGTCGCGGTCAAAGCAGTGAAGAGGTCGACCAGTTTTATCAACCCTCTCGCCTTCTTCAGGAGACCAGAGGCGGCGAAGGACAACTCCAGGATCTATTACATCTACAGTAACCCGTTGCCTGTAGGagtgaaggaggaagaagacgaAGTAGAGGAGAAAACCGCGCTGTCGCTGCCGCTGTCGTTTCAAGAGTACGCCAATGATCCCAACAGCGGCGTCATCCTGGACCCTCCGATTTTTTACATGCAGCTTTAGAGGGCGGTGAGGTGGGAGGGAGAGACTTGAGAGACTTGTCCTGAATCTGA is part of the Thunnus albacares chromosome 3, fThuAlb1.1, whole genome shotgun sequence genome and harbors:
- the si:dkey-246e1.3 gene encoding uncharacterized protein si:dkey-246e1.3; protein product: MARVSIETSERGLKLSLLVHVLEANGSDMSGAQANGAMTADGLHLNETAALGLQDEEMNTALFEFKVFNIVMIALALCILTITGLYCITVCYNRTRQSKRAHVYESAVTRGEPVNPVAVKAVKRSTSFINPLAFFRRPEAAKDNSRIYYIYSNPLPVGVKEEEDEVEEKTALSLPLSFQEYANDPNSGVILDPPIFYMQL